In Hydra vulgaris chromosome 06, alternate assembly HydraT2T_AEP, a genomic segment contains:
- the LOC100203288 gene encoding uncharacterized protein LOC100203288 isoform X3, which produces MFKLLCLIPLFMLAVESQEITSFRIASPIYKTRVDVAWNAVPNATCYKVTGLAKTGSFQLYISKNKTTISLSPGVSYILTCMVYQFNNMNTTLTVKTKNLISVTANSNNFTDIKILTSVATCKSLRIFWEKFSNATLYTVVYTGGDISNETTLQTRHTFANIVGLKSMTSYSVMVLVSSINNVLPKYAAQSTWYSFNTTSGTLISILHI; this is translated from the exons aatctcAAGAGATTACTAGTTTTCGTATCGCTTCACCAATATATAAAACAAGAGTGGATGTTGCATGGAATGCTGTTCCGAATGCCACATGTTACAAAGTAACAGGCTTAGCAAAAACTGGGTCTTTTCAactttacatttcaaaaaacaaaacaactattTCTCTTTCTCCTGGAGTCAGTTACATACTAACTTGTATGGTTTATCAGTTCAACAACATGAATACGActttaacagtaaaaacaaaaaacttgataaGTGTCACAGCAAATTCAA ataattttacCGATATCAAAATTCTCACTTCGGTAGCTACATGCAAAAGCCTTAGAATCTTTTGGGAGAAATTTTCAAATGCTACTTTGTATACAGTTGTCTACACTGGAGGTGATATTTCTAATGAAACGACGTTACAAACGAGACATACGTTTGCAAATATAGTTGGTTTGAAGAGTATGACTAGTTACTCCGTCATGGTTTTAGTCTCTTCGATAAACAATGTACTACCAAAATATGCTGCGCAAAGCACTTGGTATAGTTTTAATACAACTAGTGGTACTTTGATATCCATTTTACACATATAA